One genomic region from Melioribacteraceae bacterium encodes:
- a CDS encoding ketoacyl-ACP synthase III codes for MRNSIIIGSGSYAPDRVLPNSYFNELLGEDVDTWLQTNLTIKERRWCTQDQSTADLCVEAANKALKNAGINAADLNLIIISTDTPEYISPSTASVVQHRLGALNAGTFDLNTACAGFVTALDTANKFIRADENYNYILVIGAYAMSKYLDLSDKKTVTLFADGAGAVVLKSIESADRGQLTSKLHTEGQYADWMGIYAGGTHMPVNHNVVDAKDHLLKFVKKFPKEINPTTWTKMIKESCEKINISPNDITHFFFTQININTIWETMENLGVDRNRAHTIMDRYGYTGSACIPMAFDDAMQKNKLNEGEIVCFMGSGGGLAFANAIYKL; via the coding sequence ATGAGAAATAGTATAATTATAGGAAGCGGGAGTTATGCGCCGGACCGGGTTCTCCCGAATTCATACTTCAACGAACTGCTCGGCGAGGATGTAGATACCTGGCTTCAAACCAATCTAACTATTAAAGAGAGAAGGTGGTGTACACAGGATCAATCAACAGCTGACCTATGTGTGGAGGCGGCAAACAAAGCTTTGAAGAATGCCGGAATCAATGCAGCTGATCTTAACCTTATAATAATATCAACTGACACGCCGGAATATATATCGCCATCAACCGCATCTGTTGTTCAGCACCGCTTAGGCGCGCTCAACGCCGGAACGTTTGACCTTAACACCGCGTGTGCCGGATTTGTTACTGCATTAGATACTGCAAATAAATTTATCCGGGCCGACGAAAACTATAATTACATACTTGTTATAGGCGCTTATGCTATGAGCAAATACCTCGACCTCTCGGACAAAAAGACGGTCACATTATTCGCTGACGGCGCTGGTGCCGTTGTTCTGAAATCAATAGAGAGCGCTGACCGGGGACAGCTGACAAGCAAACTTCACACCGAAGGTCAATATGCAGACTGGATGGGAATTTATGCGGGCGGTACTCACATGCCGGTTAATCACAATGTTGTTGATGCAAAAGATCATCTTCTGAAATTCGTTAAAAAATTCCCAAAAGAAATAAACCCGACTACATGGACAAAGATGATTAAAGAGTCGTGTGAGAAAATCAATATTTCACCAAACGATATTACTCATTTCTTCTTCACACAGATAAACATTAATACCATCTGGGAGACGATGGAGAACCTTGGTGTTGACAGGAACAGAGCGCATACAATAATGGACCGTTACGGATATACGGGCTCGGCATGCATACCAATGGCATTCGACGACGCGATGCAGAAAAATAAACTGAACGAAGGCGAAATAGTCTGCTTTATGGGATCGGGCGGCGGACTCGCATTCGCTAACGCAATCTATAAATTGTAA